A single region of the Arthrobacter sp. zg-Y20 genome encodes:
- the pgl gene encoding 6-phosphogluconolactonase codes for MKHSPNGVSIHPDPSALVSATAARLLTKLVDVQSRRGEATVVLTGGTVGIATLEAVAANPARTAVDWTRVNFWWGDERFLPADDPELNSFQARHAVLEPMGVPAERIHAVATAGEVDTVEDAAADYARRLALAAEEEDLAPGFESVDPRLPRFDVLLLGVGPDAHIASLFPETPGVRIVGQTTVAVRDAPKPPPERISLTLEAINTASEVWLGVAGDDKAGAVGLALAGAGEIQVPAAGARGRNKTRWLIDQAAAAQLSRRLLDSDQEHAGEDDDED; via the coding sequence GTGAAGCACTCCCCCAACGGCGTCAGCATCCACCCGGATCCGTCCGCCCTTGTATCGGCGACGGCCGCCCGCCTGCTTACCAAACTGGTGGATGTGCAGAGCCGGCGCGGGGAAGCCACAGTGGTCCTCACCGGAGGCACCGTGGGCATTGCGACGCTGGAAGCCGTAGCTGCCAACCCTGCGCGCACGGCCGTGGACTGGACCCGGGTGAACTTCTGGTGGGGAGACGAACGCTTCCTGCCGGCGGATGACCCGGAGCTGAATTCCTTCCAGGCGCGGCACGCGGTGCTGGAGCCGATGGGTGTCCCGGCGGAGCGCATCCACGCCGTCGCCACCGCCGGCGAGGTTGATACCGTGGAGGACGCCGCCGCGGATTATGCCCGGCGGCTGGCCCTGGCAGCGGAGGAAGAAGACCTGGCGCCTGGCTTTGAGTCCGTTGATCCGCGCCTGCCGCGCTTCGACGTGCTGCTGCTGGGGGTGGGCCCGGACGCCCACATCGCCTCGCTTTTCCCGGAGACGCCGGGAGTGCGGATCGTTGGGCAGACCACGGTGGCGGTACGGGACGCGCCCAAGCCGCCGCCGGAGCGGATCTCGCTGACGTTGGAGGCCATCAACACGGCCTCAGAAGTGTGGCTGGGGGTTGCCGGTGATGACAAGGCCGGCGCCGTGGGCCTTGCCCTGGCCGGCGCCGGGGAGATCCAGGTTCCGGCCGCCGGTGCCCGGGGACGGAACAAAACGCGGTGGCTGATCGACCAGGCTGCCGCTGCCCAGCTTTCGCGGCGCCTGCTGGACTCCGATCAGGAGCACGCCGGCGAGGATGACGACGAAGACTAG
- the zwf gene encoding glucose-6-phosphate dehydrogenase: MSAEEKSGTGNPLRDPRDRRLSRIAGPSSLVIFGVTGDLARKKLIPAVYDLANRGLLPPSFSLVGFGRRPWSNEEFAAQVKESVQAHSRTDFNENVWKQLAEGIRFVEGGFDSDEAFGKLKETLEDLDAERGTRGNHAFYLSVPPKSFEQVCQQLSRHGLAKTSQGKWRRVVIEKPFGHDLASARELNNVVESVFPADSVFRIDHYLGKETVQNILALRFANQLFEPIWNANHVDHVQITMAEDIGIGGRAGYYDGVGAARDVIQNHLLQLLALTAMEEPISFDADHLRTEKEKVLAAVRLPKDLSHSSARGQYTGGWQGGEKVTGFLEEEGFNPDSTTETFAAIRLDINTRRWAGVPFYLRAGKRLGRRVTEIAVVFKRSPNLLFREHSEDDFGQNAVVIRVQPDEGATIRFGSKVPGTQMEVRDVSMDFGYGHSFTESSPEAYERLILDVLLGEPPLFPRHQEVELSWKIVDPFEEYWATLDGQPEPYAPGSWGPESANELLARDGRTWRRP, encoded by the coding sequence ATGTCCGCAGAGGAAAAGTCCGGGACGGGCAACCCCCTCCGGGATCCGCGCGACCGGCGGCTGAGCCGCATCGCGGGGCCGTCCTCCCTGGTGATCTTCGGAGTCACCGGCGATCTCGCCCGGAAAAAGCTCATCCCGGCCGTTTACGACCTGGCCAACCGGGGGCTCCTGCCGCCCAGCTTCTCGCTGGTTGGCTTCGGCCGCCGGCCCTGGAGCAACGAGGAATTCGCCGCGCAGGTGAAGGAATCCGTGCAGGCGCACTCGCGCACCGATTTCAACGAGAATGTATGGAAGCAGCTCGCCGAGGGCATCAGGTTCGTTGAAGGCGGCTTCGACAGCGACGAGGCCTTCGGGAAACTGAAGGAAACCCTGGAGGACCTCGACGCCGAACGCGGCACCCGCGGCAACCACGCTTTCTACCTCTCCGTGCCGCCGAAGTCCTTTGAACAGGTCTGCCAGCAGCTCTCCCGGCACGGGCTGGCCAAAACTTCCCAGGGCAAGTGGCGGCGGGTGGTGATCGAGAAGCCGTTTGGCCACGACCTGGCTTCCGCCCGCGAACTGAACAACGTGGTGGAATCGGTGTTCCCGGCAGACTCGGTGTTCCGGATCGACCACTACCTGGGCAAGGAAACCGTCCAGAACATCCTGGCCCTGCGCTTCGCGAACCAGCTCTTCGAGCCCATCTGGAACGCGAACCATGTGGACCACGTGCAGATCACCATGGCCGAGGACATCGGCATTGGCGGGCGTGCGGGGTATTACGACGGCGTGGGCGCAGCCCGCGACGTCATCCAGAACCACCTCCTGCAGCTGCTGGCCCTCACCGCCATGGAGGAGCCCATCTCCTTTGATGCTGACCACCTGCGCACCGAGAAGGAAAAGGTCCTGGCCGCCGTCCGGCTGCCGAAGGACCTCTCGCACAGCTCCGCCCGCGGCCAGTACACCGGCGGCTGGCAGGGCGGCGAGAAGGTGACGGGCTTCCTGGAGGAAGAGGGCTTCAACCCGGATTCCACTACGGAAACGTTCGCTGCCATCCGGCTGGACATCAACACCCGCCGCTGGGCCGGAGTGCCGTTCTACCTGCGGGCCGGCAAACGGCTGGGCCGGCGCGTCACGGAGATCGCCGTGGTCTTCAAGCGCTCCCCCAACCTGCTCTTCCGTGAACACAGTGAAGATGATTTCGGCCAGAACGCCGTCGTCATCCGTGTCCAGCCGGACGAAGGGGCGACCATCCGGTTCGGTTCGAAGGTGCCGGGCACCCAAATGGAGGTCCGGGATGTGTCCATGGACTTCGGATACGGGCATTCCTTTACGGAATCCAGCCCCGAGGCGTACGAACGCCTGATCCTGGACGTGCTGCTGGGCGAGCCTCCGCTCTTCCCCCGGCATCAGGAAGTGGAGCTGTCCTGGAAGATCGTGGACCCCTTCGAAGAATACTGGGCTACCCTGGACGGCCAGCCGGAGCCATACGCTCCGGGCAGCTGGGGCCCGGAATCCGCTAACGAACTGCTCGCCCGAGACGGAAGGACCTGGAGAAGGCCGTGA
- a CDS encoding glucose-6-phosphate isomerase — protein sequence MTTLSFEAAGAASEAVDAKVPGLVGDEVASRLVAQDPTLWGPDAEAEASIRLGWLNPGESSRPLLGQIAALREELAAESVTRVVLAGMGGSSLAPEVITRTAGVDLTVLDSTDPDVVAAALGERLAETVIVVSSKSGSTVETDSQRRVFEQAFTDAGIDAKSRIVVVTDPGSPLDAAAREAGYRAVFNADPNVGGRYSALTAFGLVPSGLAGADIETLLDDAEMTAEILRDDAPDNIGLELGAALGGTEPLRNKIVIVDEGSGLAGFPDWAEQLIAESTGKLGTGVLPVVVEPGAPEITSGAADVLTVRIVPVDSEELPEGDQVVVSGSLGAQMMLWEFATAVAGRLLNINPFDQPDVEAAKKAARGLLDATPEPTEPAFIDGSVEVRGPADLLGTASTLRGALTALLGQLGPDGYLSIQAYLDRAKQSGLAGIRADLAAATGRPVTFGWGPRFLHSTGQFHKGGPAQGVYLQITGRPAGDVAIPERPFSFAELISAQAAGDASVLADQGRPVLRLHLLNRDEGIREIENVVRSLAAESGSN from the coding sequence ATGACCACACTGTCCTTTGAAGCAGCCGGCGCCGCAAGCGAGGCCGTCGACGCCAAGGTTCCCGGACTCGTAGGCGACGAAGTCGCCTCCCGCCTGGTGGCGCAGGATCCCACCCTGTGGGGCCCCGACGCCGAAGCCGAGGCTTCCATCCGCCTCGGCTGGCTCAACCCCGGTGAGAGTTCCCGGCCGCTCCTGGGACAGATTGCGGCGCTGAGGGAAGAGCTTGCCGCCGAGTCGGTGACCCGCGTGGTCCTGGCCGGCATGGGCGGCTCTTCCCTGGCGCCTGAGGTCATCACCCGCACCGCGGGCGTGGACCTGACCGTCCTGGACTCCACCGACCCCGACGTGGTTGCGGCCGCGTTGGGTGAACGGCTGGCCGAAACCGTGATTGTGGTGTCCTCCAAGTCCGGTTCCACCGTGGAGACCGATTCCCAGCGCCGAGTCTTTGAACAGGCCTTCACCGACGCCGGGATCGATGCAAAGTCCCGGATCGTAGTGGTCACCGACCCCGGATCTCCGCTGGACGCCGCGGCCCGCGAAGCCGGCTACCGTGCCGTCTTCAACGCCGACCCCAACGTGGGCGGACGCTACTCCGCCCTCACCGCCTTCGGGCTGGTCCCGTCGGGCCTGGCCGGCGCGGACATTGAGACCCTCCTCGACGACGCCGAAATGACCGCCGAAATCCTGCGGGACGATGCTCCGGACAACATCGGCCTGGAACTCGGTGCCGCCCTTGGCGGAACCGAGCCGTTGCGCAACAAGATCGTCATAGTGGACGAGGGGTCCGGCCTGGCCGGTTTCCCGGACTGGGCCGAGCAGCTGATCGCCGAATCAACAGGCAAGCTCGGTACAGGTGTGCTGCCGGTCGTCGTCGAGCCCGGTGCTCCGGAGATCACCTCCGGTGCCGCCGACGTGCTGACCGTCCGGATTGTGCCGGTGGATTCCGAGGAACTGCCCGAAGGAGACCAGGTGGTGGTGTCGGGCAGCCTGGGGGCACAAATGATGCTGTGGGAGTTCGCCACCGCCGTGGCCGGACGGCTCCTGAACATCAACCCCTTTGACCAGCCGGACGTGGAGGCTGCCAAGAAGGCAGCCCGCGGCCTGCTTGATGCCACCCCCGAGCCCACCGAACCGGCGTTCATTGACGGTTCCGTCGAGGTCCGCGGCCCCGCCGACCTGCTGGGCACTGCCTCCACCCTGCGCGGCGCCCTCACGGCATTGCTGGGGCAGCTTGGCCCGGACGGCTACCTGAGCATCCAGGCCTACCTGGACCGCGCCAAGCAGTCCGGCCTCGCGGGCATCCGCGCGGACCTGGCGGCGGCTACCGGCCGTCCCGTTACCTTCGGCTGGGGCCCGCGCTTCCTGCACTCCACCGGCCAGTTCCACAAGGGCGGACCGGCACAGGGTGTGTACCTGCAGATCACCGGCCGTCCCGCCGGTGACGTGGCCATCCCCGAGCGGCCCTTCAGCTTCGCTGAACTGATCAGCGCGCAGGCGGCCGGCGACGCGTCTGTCCTGGCGGACCAGGGCCGGCCCGTGCTGCGGCTGCACCTGCTGAACCGCGATGAGGGCATCCGTGAAATCGAGAACGTCGTGCGGTCCCTGGCTGCAGAAAGTGGTAGCAACTAA
- the tpiA gene encoding triose-phosphate isomerase, translating into MTTSTNGKFDRTPLIAGNWKMNMDHVQGITLLQKLAWTLSDARHDYGRVEVVVFPPFTDLRSTQTLVAGDKLKVEYGAQDLSPKDSGAYTGDISGQFLSKLGCSYVLVGHSERRAVHGETDELLNEKLKAAYRNNLVPVLCVGEGLEVRQAGDHVMHTLEQVRADLAGLDAEQVSTLVIAYEPIWAIGTGEVAGPDDAQEMCAAIRAEIADLYDDATAAKTRLLYGGSVKAANAASILGERDVDGVLVGGASLDVGEFANIVRFEQHLVTD; encoded by the coding sequence ATGACAACCTCCACGAACGGCAAGTTCGACCGCACACCCCTGATCGCCGGCAACTGGAAGATGAACATGGACCACGTCCAGGGCATCACCCTGCTGCAGAAGCTGGCCTGGACCCTCAGCGACGCCCGCCACGACTACGGCCGCGTGGAGGTGGTCGTGTTCCCTCCGTTCACCGACCTGCGCAGCACGCAGACCCTGGTGGCCGGCGACAAGCTGAAGGTGGAATACGGAGCCCAGGATCTTTCCCCGAAGGATTCGGGCGCCTACACGGGCGACATCTCCGGACAGTTCCTCTCCAAGCTCGGCTGCAGCTACGTCCTGGTGGGCCACAGCGAACGCCGTGCAGTGCACGGCGAAACCGACGAGCTGCTGAATGAAAAGCTGAAGGCTGCCTACCGCAACAACCTTGTACCCGTCCTCTGCGTGGGGGAGGGCCTTGAGGTCCGCCAGGCCGGAGACCACGTGATGCACACCCTGGAGCAGGTCCGCGCCGACCTCGCCGGACTGGACGCCGAGCAGGTCTCCACCCTGGTCATCGCGTACGAACCCATCTGGGCCATCGGCACCGGCGAAGTAGCCGGACCGGATGATGCACAGGAAATGTGCGCCGCCATCCGCGCCGAAATCGCCGATCTGTACGACGACGCGACAGCCGCCAAGACCCGCCTGCTTTACGGCGGCTCGGTCAAGGCCGCAAACGCAGCAAGCATTCTGGGCGAACGCGACGTGGACGGCGTGCTGGTGGGCGGTGCCAGTTTGGATGTAGGCGAATTTGCTAATATTGTCAGGTTCGAACAACATCTGGTGACTGACTGA
- the secG gene encoding preprotein translocase subunit SecG, with the protein MEILKIILLVLLAITSLLLTLLILLHKGRGGGMSDMFGGGMTSSLGSSGVAEKNLNRFTVALALSWGLVIVALGLLQRFSGEA; encoded by the coding sequence GTGGAAATTCTGAAGATCATCCTGCTGGTGCTTCTTGCCATCACGAGCCTGCTGCTGACGCTGCTTATCCTGCTGCACAAAGGCCGCGGCGGCGGTATGTCGGACATGTTCGGCGGCGGCATGACCAGCAGCCTCGGCTCCTCCGGTGTTGCCGAAAAGAACCTCAACCGTTTCACCGTGGCCCTGGCCCTGTCCTGGGGCCTGGTTATCGTGGCTCTGGGACTGCTCCAGCGCTTCTCGGGCGAAGCCTAG
- the tal gene encoding transaldolase, producing MTSTPTAALSEAGVSIWLDDLSRERIVSGSLKKLIDEKNVVGVTTNPSIFAAALANGESYAAQVQQLSRSGADVDKSVFEITTDDVIQACDVFAPVAEATHGVDGRVSIEVDPRLSRDTQGTINEAKELFDKVGRYNVLIKIPATKEGLPAITATLAAGISVNVTLIFSLERYREVINAYMLGIEQAKENGHDLSTIHSVASFFVSRVDAEIDKRLDGIGTDEAKALKGKAGLANARLAYQVFEEQFASERWQVLSAAGANAQRPLWASTGVKDPALPDTLYVTGLVAPHSVNTMPEKTLEATADHGEVTGNTVSGTYEESNAVLDSLDGLGISYNEVVEQLETEGLDKFVASWGELLQTVQTALDTAKEA from the coding sequence ATGACTTCAACTCCCACCGCCGCGCTCTCCGAAGCCGGCGTCTCCATCTGGCTGGACGACCTTTCCCGCGAACGGATTGTCTCCGGCTCCCTCAAGAAGCTCATCGACGAGAAGAACGTGGTTGGCGTAACCACCAACCCGAGCATCTTCGCGGCCGCCCTGGCCAACGGCGAGTCCTACGCCGCCCAGGTGCAGCAGCTGTCCCGTTCCGGCGCCGACGTCGACAAGTCCGTCTTCGAGATCACCACCGACGACGTCATCCAGGCCTGCGATGTCTTCGCCCCCGTAGCCGAGGCCACGCACGGCGTTGACGGCCGGGTGTCCATTGAGGTTGATCCGCGCCTGTCACGCGACACGCAGGGCACCATCAATGAGGCGAAGGAACTCTTCGACAAGGTTGGCCGCTACAACGTGCTGATCAAGATCCCCGCCACCAAAGAGGGACTGCCCGCGATCACGGCGACCCTGGCTGCCGGCATCAGCGTCAACGTGACGCTGATCTTCTCGCTGGAACGCTACCGCGAGGTCATTAACGCGTACATGCTGGGCATTGAGCAGGCCAAGGAAAACGGCCACGACCTCTCCACCATCCACTCCGTGGCCTCCTTCTTTGTTTCCCGCGTGGACGCCGAGATCGACAAGCGGCTGGACGGCATTGGCACCGACGAAGCCAAGGCACTGAAGGGCAAGGCCGGCCTGGCCAACGCCCGCCTGGCCTACCAGGTGTTCGAGGAGCAGTTCGCTTCCGAACGCTGGCAGGTCCTGTCCGCTGCCGGCGCCAACGCGCAGCGCCCGCTGTGGGCCTCCACCGGTGTCAAGGACCCGGCCCTGCCGGACACCCTGTACGTCACGGGGCTCGTGGCACCGCACTCGGTGAACACCATGCCTGAGAAGACGCTGGAAGCCACTGCCGACCACGGCGAAGTCACCGGCAACACGGTATCCGGCACCTACGAAGAGTCCAACGCCGTGCTTGATTCCCTGGACGGCTTGGGCATCTCCTACAACGAGGTTGTGGAGCAGCTGGAAACCGAAGGCCTCGACAAGTTCGTGGCCAGCTGGGGAGAACTGCTGCAGACCGTTCAGACCGCACTGGATACCGCGAAAGAGGCATAG
- the gap gene encoding type I glyceraldehyde-3-phosphate dehydrogenase codes for MTTRVGINGFGRIGRNYFRAALEQNADLDIVAVNDLTSPETLAHLLKYDSVTGRLGADLEVREGNIVVGGKTIKVLAERDPSNLPWKDLGVDIVIESTGFFTKAEDAKKHLDAGAKKVLISAPGKGSDITVVMGVNDGDYNPASHNIISNASCTTNCLGPLAKVLHEAFGIERGLMTTVHAYTADQNLQDGPHRDLRRARAAALNIVPTSTGAAKAIGLVLPELDGKLDGFALRVPVPTGSVTDLTVTVGREASVDEINDVYKTAASGPLAGILRYTDEPIVSSDIVTDPASCIFDSGLTRVMGNEVKVVGWYDNEWGYSNRLVDLTTLVASKL; via the coding sequence GTGACTACTCGTGTTGGAATCAACGGATTCGGACGTATCGGCCGCAACTACTTCCGAGCCGCCCTGGAGCAGAACGCAGACCTCGACATTGTCGCCGTCAACGACCTGACCAGCCCCGAAACCCTCGCCCACCTCCTGAAGTACGACTCCGTGACCGGCCGGCTGGGCGCCGACCTCGAAGTGCGTGAAGGCAACATTGTGGTGGGAGGCAAGACCATCAAGGTCCTTGCCGAACGCGATCCCTCCAACCTTCCCTGGAAAGACCTCGGCGTAGACATCGTCATCGAGTCCACCGGGTTCTTCACCAAGGCCGAAGACGCCAAGAAGCACCTTGACGCGGGTGCGAAAAAGGTCCTGATCTCCGCTCCGGGCAAAGGCTCGGACATCACCGTCGTGATGGGCGTCAACGACGGCGACTACAACCCCGCCAGCCACAACATCATTTCCAATGCCTCCTGCACCACGAACTGCCTCGGCCCGCTGGCCAAGGTCCTGCACGAAGCCTTCGGCATCGAGCGCGGCCTGATGACCACCGTGCACGCCTACACTGCAGACCAGAACCTGCAGGACGGCCCGCACCGGGACCTGCGCCGGGCACGTGCCGCAGCCCTGAACATTGTTCCCACCTCCACCGGAGCAGCCAAGGCTATCGGCCTGGTCCTGCCGGAACTGGACGGCAAGCTGGACGGCTTCGCCCTGCGTGTTCCGGTCCCCACAGGTTCGGTCACCGACCTCACGGTCACCGTGGGCCGGGAAGCCTCCGTGGATGAAATCAACGATGTCTACAAGACGGCAGCCAGCGGTCCGCTGGCCGGGATCCTGCGCTACACCGACGAGCCGATTGTGTCCTCCGACATCGTCACCGACCCGGCCTCCTGCATCTTCGACTCGGGCCTGACCCGCGTAATGGGCAACGAAGTAAAGGTTGTTGGCTGGTACGACAACGAGTGGGGCTACTCCAACCGACTGGTGGACCTCACCACGCTCGTTGCCTCCAAGCTTTAA
- a CDS encoding glucose-6-phosphate dehydrogenase assembly protein OpcA: protein MIVDLPNTTTSKVSKEIVAMRERGGVVTLGRVLTLVVDTQPDFVEEAIAAANEASREHPCRIIVLAEGSAGDETRLDAQIRVGGDAGASEVIVLSGHGELAGESESLVSALLLPDAPIVAWWPHGVPEDPAQTPLGCIAHRRITDAATEDNPKKALLRLAETYAAGDTDLSWTRLTNWRVQLAAVLDNAGSSPVQGVVVEGASDSASTFLLAAWLKKALKVPVQIIEGEAGTGIHRVVFERPEGDVELARPDQVTAHLTQPGQPEQQISLPRRTLRDCLAEELRRLDPDEVFGEVLTEGLAACLVQEGATA from the coding sequence GTGATTGTAGACCTGCCCAACACCACCACCTCCAAGGTGTCCAAGGAAATCGTCGCCATGCGGGAGCGGGGCGGCGTGGTCACCCTCGGCCGTGTCCTGACCCTGGTGGTGGACACGCAGCCGGACTTCGTGGAAGAGGCCATCGCGGCCGCCAACGAAGCCAGCCGCGAACACCCCTGCCGCATCATTGTGCTGGCTGAGGGCAGCGCCGGCGACGAGACCCGGCTGGATGCTCAGATCCGGGTGGGCGGCGACGCCGGTGCCTCTGAAGTGATTGTCCTGTCCGGGCACGGCGAGCTGGCCGGGGAGAGCGAATCCCTGGTGTCCGCGCTGCTGCTGCCCGACGCCCCCATTGTTGCCTGGTGGCCGCACGGTGTGCCCGAGGATCCGGCGCAGACCCCGCTGGGCTGCATTGCGCACCGGCGCATCACTGACGCAGCCACGGAGGACAACCCCAAAAAGGCCCTGCTGCGCCTGGCCGAAACCTATGCGGCCGGCGATACGGACCTGAGCTGGACCCGCCTGACCAACTGGCGGGTGCAGCTTGCCGCGGTGCTGGACAACGCCGGATCATCGCCCGTCCAGGGGGTGGTCGTGGAGGGCGCCTCGGATTCGGCCAGCACCTTCCTGCTGGCCGCCTGGTTGAAGAAGGCACTGAAAGTTCCCGTGCAGATCATCGAAGGCGAAGCCGGGACCGGGATCCACCGTGTGGTGTTCGAGCGTCCCGAGGGAGACGTGGAACTGGCACGCCCGGACCAGGTCACCGCGCACCTGACCCAGCCGGGCCAGCCGGAACAGCAGATTTCCCTGCCGCGCCGGACCCTGCGGGACTGCCTGGCCGAGGAACTGCGCCGGCTGGACCCGGATGAGGTTTTCGGAGAAGTACTTACTGAGGGCCTGGCCGCGTGCCTGGTCCAGGAAGGGGCGACGGCGTGA
- a CDS encoding phosphoglycerate kinase has product MTVKTLSDLISDGVEDRYVLVRSDLNVPLDDGRVTDDGRIRASIPTLQVLVEHGAKVIVMAHLGRPKGQPDEKYSLRPAVDRLDELAPFSVEFAEDVVGGSASGLAGSLASGSVLVLQNIRFDPRETSKDDAERQALARDLAALTGGNGAYVDDAFGAVHRKHASVYDIAEVLPAYEGDLVHTEVQVLKRLTENPEKPYVVVLGGSKVSDKLAVIENLMDRADYLLVGGGMVFTFLAAQGYNVGASLLEADQIENVKGYLSRAKEVGCEFVLPTDIVVADKFAADADVQTVPADAMESSRFGAAGIGLDIGPDSADAFAEHIGKGRTIFWNGPMGVFEFEAFANGTRAVAQALKDSSGFSVVGGGDSAAAVRKLGFSEADFGHISTGGGASLEYLEGKALPGLTVLDQ; this is encoded by the coding sequence ATGACTGTCAAAACTCTCTCCGACCTGATCAGCGACGGCGTCGAGGACAGGTACGTGCTCGTCCGATCGGATCTGAATGTTCCGTTGGACGACGGCCGGGTCACCGACGACGGCCGCATCCGTGCCTCCATCCCCACTCTCCAGGTTCTGGTGGAGCACGGTGCCAAGGTCATTGTGATGGCTCACCTCGGCCGTCCCAAGGGGCAGCCGGACGAGAAGTACTCGCTGCGTCCCGCCGTCGACCGCCTCGACGAGCTCGCACCGTTTTCGGTGGAGTTCGCCGAGGACGTGGTCGGCGGCAGCGCAAGCGGGCTGGCCGGTTCGCTGGCTTCAGGTTCCGTGCTGGTGCTGCAGAACATCCGGTTCGACCCGCGTGAGACCTCCAAGGACGACGCCGAGCGGCAGGCACTTGCCCGTGACCTGGCGGCGCTGACCGGCGGCAACGGAGCGTACGTGGATGATGCCTTCGGTGCAGTGCACCGCAAGCACGCCAGCGTCTACGACATCGCCGAAGTCCTGCCGGCCTACGAGGGCGACCTGGTCCATACCGAGGTCCAGGTGCTCAAGCGCCTCACCGAAAACCCGGAAAAGCCCTACGTGGTGGTGCTGGGCGGTTCGAAGGTTTCGGACAAGCTGGCAGTGATCGAAAACCTGATGGACCGCGCCGACTACCTGCTGGTGGGAGGTGGAATGGTGTTCACGTTCCTGGCCGCACAGGGATACAACGTGGGCGCCTCCCTGCTTGAGGCAGACCAGATCGAAAATGTGAAGGGCTACCTCAGCCGGGCAAAGGAAGTGGGCTGCGAGTTCGTCCTGCCCACCGACATTGTGGTGGCGGACAAGTTCGCTGCCGATGCCGACGTCCAGACCGTTCCTGCGGACGCGATGGAGAGCAGCCGCTTCGGTGCCGCCGGCATCGGCCTGGACATCGGTCCGGATTCCGCGGACGCGTTTGCCGAACATATCGGCAAGGGCCGGACCATCTTCTGGAACGGCCCCATGGGCGTGTTCGAGTTCGAGGCCTTCGCCAATGGCACCCGCGCCGTAGCACAGGCGCTGAAGGACTCCTCGGGCTTCAGCGTGGTCGGTGGCGGCGATTCGGCGGCGGCAGTGCGCAAGCTCGGGTTCTCGGAAGCCGACTTCGGGCACATCTCCACCGGCGGCGGCGCCAGCCTCGAATATCTGGAAGGCAAGGCCCTGCCGGGCCTCACCGTCCTGGACCAGTAG